The Candidatus Lokiarchaeota archaeon genomic sequence ACCGCAATCCTTTCCAAAAGCTTAAAGTGGTCAGCAAGATGCTGAACGGTTAACCGCAAAAGCAGGTAGTCAAAGATGAGCATAGCAATTTGGTGGCGACGTGGCAGTAAGCCTGGCTTGATAATGATATTCCTCGGAATTGCTGGGTTCGTCCAGATTCCGGTGATGTGGCATGCTCAGAGATACGTCCAAGTTCTCAGTGCCGAACTGCAGCTTATAGTAGCACTTGGGGCGATGGCTGTACTTGGAGGATCATACATCATCATGGCAGAGGCCATGTACCGCTGGGCAAATCTGGCCTCGAAAAGAAGAATGCGGAAACGACAGCGAGCACAGGCCGGTCCTATCCGCCGCCTCTCGATGTTTATCCGTTCCAGAGAAGATTTGCCAGCATTTGCGGGCGTTGCACTGCTTACATCCATTTTCCTCATGTTCTACTTCGCACCGTTTGGAATAGCAGGTGCCTACAATCTTCCAGCTTGGCTGGCAACACTCTCATTTCTTGATACGCTGTACCAGTATCCACTTGGCTTGAATGCAGCCGCGATTCTTACAGCACTCACTGCTTCATACCTCAATCACAAGCTCAAGTAAACACGAAAGAAGCACGTGTCGGCGAAACACAATGAAAGTCTGATACGAAGCCAAATCTTTAAGTGGATTTGGTTATGAACTATAGTGAAGTGTTACTATGAGTAGCGATCTTGATATTGGAGACAAGGCACCAGATTTTACGCTTTTGAGAGATTGGACTGGGGAGCCGGAGGAAACAATCAACCTGAGTGAGAAGCTGAAAAAGGGGCCAGTCGTTCTCGCTTTCTTCCCTGCAGCTTTCTCGGAGCCCTGCACTGAAGAGCTATGTACATTCAGGGACTCCTTGGCAGAGTATAATGAACTGGGAGCGCAAGTTCTCGGCATCTCAGTTGACGGTGTATTTGCCAATGCGGCATTCAAGGACAA encodes the following:
- a CDS encoding redoxin domain-containing protein — translated: MSSDLDIGDKAPDFTLLRDWTGEPEETINLSEKLKKGPVVLAFFPAAFSEPCTEELCTFRDSLAEYNELGAQVLGISVDGVFANAAFKDKNDIQFPILSDWNKEVIEDYGVVLENLVGMKKVANRAVFVVKQNGKIAYSWVGEKPSNMPPFDEVKKAVEDIA